In Microbulbifer salipaludis, a genomic segment contains:
- a CDS encoding DUF3012 domain-containing protein produces MKQYLTIITAILAVITLTACEPKRGSEAWCKKMDKTPKGEWSFNDAGDYTKFCVLNQKPDDQ; encoded by the coding sequence ACCTGACCATCATCACCGCTATTCTCGCTGTCATCACCTTGACCGCCTGCGAACCCAAGCGTGGCTCTGAGGCCTGGTGCAAGAAGATGGACAAAACCCCCAAAGGGGAGTGGAGCTTCAACGATGCCGGTGACTACACCAAGTTCTGTGTCCTGAACCAGAAGCCGGACGACCAGTAA